Within the Pseudomonadota bacterium genome, the region AACCGAGTCTGCTCGAGTCAATCTTCCTGCGGGGCAAGGTAGAAAAGGAAGAGAAATCGGCTCGCGAGAAAGCTTTAGAACTTCTGAAATTTGTGGGTCTTGAAAGAACAGCAGATGCTGTCCCAACAGCACTTTCTTTCGGCAACCAGCGTTTGGTTGAGCTTGCAAGGGCATTGATGACCGAACCCCGAATACTTTTACTCGATGAACCGGCCTCCGGCCTCAATGATACTGAAGTGGAGAATTTTATAAAGCTTCTACTCTCTATTCGGGATATGGGAATAACCATCCTTCTGGTGGAACACAATATGAAGCTTGTAATGAATATTGCCGACGATATTGTTGTTCTGGACTTCGGTAAAAAACTTGCAGAAGGCTCCCCGCAAGAGATCTGCGCCAATCCTGAGGTTATTGAAGCATACCTGGGAGTAACAAATAAAGAGTGTGATGTTAAAATATGATACTGAATGTTGAATATATATCAGCAGGTTATGGCAGGGTTCAGGTTTTAAAAGAGATTAACCTGGAAGTGGGAAGCGGTGAAATAGTATGTCTTGTTGGAGCTAACGGTGCAGGAAAGACGACACTTCTTAAGGTTATTTCCGGGATCATACCCTCGATACAAGGAAAATTATCTTTTGATGGCCAGGACATAACCAATCGTAAGCCTGATTACATAGTAAGGACGGGTCTAAGTCATGTGCCGGAAGGACGACAGATTTTTGCTGATCTTACAGTACGACAGAATCTTATACTTGGTGCATATGTACACAAACCGAAAAAAGAGGAAATGGAGAAGCTATTCAATTTTGTTTTTGACCTTTTCCCGATTCTTAAAACAAGGTTGACACAAAAAGCCGGGACTATGAGCGGAGGGGAACAGCAGATGCTCGCAATCGGGCGAGGCCTTATGTCCCAGCCAAAGCTTCTTCTCCTTGATGAACCATCTCTCGGCCTTGCGCCGCTTGTTGTAGAAATTATATTAAACATCATCCAGAGTCTCCGGTCTGCCGGTATTGCAATATTACTTATTGAACAGAATGTCAACGCTGCCCTTCAGATAGCAGATCGGGCATACGTCATGGAGACAGGCAGGATTGTCAGCCAGGGTAGTGCCAAAACACTGCTTGGGGATGATGAGGTAAGAAAAAGATATCTCGGCATGTAACAAATTTATAAAAGAAGGAGAAGCAATGTATTATGATCCTGATAGAAATGACCACGGCCTGCCTCATAATCCTTTCAAGTCCTGCGTTGTACCAAGACCGATTGGATGGATATCGACTATCAGTCCTGACGGATTTCACAACCTTGCGCCGTACAGCCAGTTCCAGAACCTGACATTTGACCCGCCTTATGTAATGTTTGCGGCAAACCAGAATACCCGGGGGATGCGGAAAGACTCTGTAATAAACGCCGAGCAGACAGGTGAGTTTGTCTATAATATGGCTACTTACGACTTGCGTGAGGCAATCAACCGCTCGGCAATGGAAGTGCCGCCGGAAACGGATGAGTTTGAACTGGCAG harbors:
- a CDS encoding ABC transporter ATP-binding protein; the encoded protein is MIEQDGTILKVVDVQKSFEGVHAVDHVSFSIKEGQIKALIGPNGAGKTTLLNAINGIIPPDSGHIFLLGQNLVGLRTDKIAFLGLSRTFQLVRMFTINNATVLDNVMLGAHMRLKPSLLESIFLRGKVEKEEKSAREKALELLKFVGLERTADAVPTALSFGNQRLVELARALMTEPRILLLDEPASGLNDTEVENFIKLLLSIRDMGITILLVEHNMKLVMNIADDIVVLDFGKKLAEGSPQEICANPEVIEAYLGVTNKECDVKI
- a CDS encoding ABC transporter ATP-binding protein, which encodes MLNVEYISAGYGRVQVLKEINLEVGSGEIVCLVGANGAGKTTLLKVISGIIPSIQGKLSFDGQDITNRKPDYIVRTGLSHVPEGRQIFADLTVRQNLILGAYVHKPKKEEMEKLFNFVFDLFPILKTRLTQKAGTMSGGEQQMLAIGRGLMSQPKLLLLDEPSLGLAPLVVEIILNIIQSLRSAGIAILLIEQNVNAALQIADRAYVMETGRIVSQGSAKTLLGDDEVRKRYLGM